The Brassica napus cultivar Da-Ae chromosome C7, Da-Ae, whole genome shotgun sequence genomic interval ttatttttaaaattatatacttgtctaattataataaaatatttaaaataaaaggatTTACTTTCTCTTAATGTTAGTTTTAGTTTAACTATACCAATAAGTCACAAAATCTTATAATTAAAATCGGGAGTGAAGTTAACTTCTTTCTTAGTTATATGTTTGTTTCATGAATTaacttgttttttctttatacatgttcatttaaaactaataatttacacgatggcaaaaaaaaaacttattcatTACTATTTGTACTTATACATATTTGTTAAAACcttatatgtattatattatatatgaaaccAAAGTTAACCAtgttatcaaaataatttattagattttttaaaataaatattagtaacttataaaatataatcatttcaatatttttactacacataactaaattattatatttattgtattgcattataaaataaaattattatttttgtttattaaatatttagatttttgttacataaaaatatttaaattatgtaaattggATACTATAATAGTTTAGTATACATGTAGATATATATGATGAAGACGTGTTTGTTAGTGAAACCatatttatctaaaaattaaattcatatttgaaaataataaacgTATAAGGTCAttaaatttattacttgtcaggatttttgatgaaaaactgtttttaatttattaaaaataacctattttgaaatattttagaaCAGTGAggtattaaattttcaaaagaaaaaattgatTATATAACACACAAGTTTACTTACCCTAATTAATTAACTTTTGAGCCGAAGCATTCTCTGTTTTCTACAAACCAGTAATGAACCGGTTTGCTTAACCAGTTGGTTTAGTCAATGAATTAGTTAACGTTTGAACCAAAGaatttttctgtttttcaaACTGTTTCTCGCTTAACCAAGTGTGCCTACATACCTACCTATTTATTTATAGCTTATTTTTTCTACAGAAATGAACGCAGCCATCGTCATCACCTTCCAAACATGATTGTGTTTATAGTCCATTGAAGACAGTTAACACCAAATGATGTAAATAAAAGGAACACGCCAACAACTATGCTTAAGCATTATTCTAGGAGCAGACGCACCCTCAATCAAGGCGTGCCTTCCTAGTTGGTTTAGAACTCGTCGGGATCAGAAAGTCCGTGGCCGATGCGCCACCTGCAATTGTTTCACCAGGTGGTTCATTATCATCTACAGTAAGAACGGCACAGACCTTGGTGGTAAGTGAGCTCGCTCCGGACATATCATTGAGAGTGCCACCGGTGCCACCCTGGGTTCAGAGACAAAATGTTGTTAGCTCCAAAggtagccaaaaaaaaaaaggaaaaaaagtttACGTCCATGTGGGCATAAGCTTACATCAACAAAGAAATCTGGGACTGGTGGACAGTTAGGCTCGTTGAAAATGCGCGAAATCGTGAAGGTCTGATGCTTAGATGTACAACTGAAACGTGTCAGCCTTAGATGGAAAGTGTTAGTCTTGCCCATCAAGTTAGTAACCAACAGAGGGAGCTGGCTGTCTTTAGGATTCTCAATACTTGCGTCCTACCAAACCAAAGTGAAAAATGTCAAAGACATAACATGTAAATAAAGCCCACTGCTACATTAAGACGGGTCCTAAGGTTTAGATTCACATGAATGTGCCCACTTTCAGCGGCTCCAATATTAGTTAGTTTTGTTATCACTCCATCAAAACTGACGAAAACAGCTTCATCAGTCTTATTTGCAACAGCAAGCTACACAGGTTTCTGCACGACATATACGGATCCATAAAAGATGTTGGGTGGACAGGGGTAGGAAGAACTTTGTTGATGTTTAATAATCtgtacaaatttaaaaatgtcGTGTACCTAAGGACACTGACGGCGGGTTGGTATCAACACAACTGATATGAGATTCACCGGTGTTGTTATCTGGAAAAAGGCGGTTAAATCACCGAGCCGTATTGACAGAGGAGAGTCGGACAGCTTGAAACTGAGATTGCTCCGAGTAATGTCGAAACCACTTACGGCGTACATTGAACCGGTCTTGAAAAGGTGTTGCAATGAATTAGCACTTCCTTGCATAAAGGTTTGCAAGAAACATGGCTAGAAATTCGAAGATGATAACGTGTTTGCTCCCGCCAGCTTTCTTCACATTTCGAGCCTCCCAGAATCTGAGGAGACGCAGTTCAACGGTGGACCTACAACGACATGCCTTCAAATCGCCCAGTAGTTGAGAGGAGTTAGATATTGTAATTGCAGAAAGATATTGATAGAAAGTGATTAAGAGGAATTGAATGATGATTATTTGGGAAGAAAACTTACATATTTATAGCAAAGACACAAAGGAATGAATTTGGGGATTCATTGAATCTGAGATCATGTGAGAAGTGGAGGAATTGGTATTAATGTGAGCACTAAAAAAGATGCATGAATCCAGTCGAAAAGATGTTGAAAAGGTTCATCACTATTACGCTAGCGACTCGAATGGACTTCCATACGATCTTGATAGTGAAGAGGCATGAACACAGTCGCCAAAGATGTTAGCTTCCAAACCATCTTGATCGTAATTAATGGTTACCAATGAAACAATCGGATCTTCATAAGCCAAAAAAACAGTTGGATCTTCCTTGCCGGTAGACTGATCAGGAACCGTTGTACGACGGCCATTCTTTCTAGGGTTCGTAGACAGAGTTTTGGAGAAGAAACCCACATGTGGGCTTCAGTTAAAACACAAACGAAAGGAACGATATAGACAAACTTAAATGAAGCGATGCGTTTTGTGAAGCATGACACATGTCACGACCAGAAGACTTGACTTATCTAGCTGGAATCTGATGTGGTTTCATTAAAGTGAAGCAAACACTATAGATGTGGTGTTATTGGACCATAACTTGATTTTGCACTAAGCAACCCATTTATTTAAGGGACCTTTGTTGTGTTATATTACGATGCAATCTCAAACAAtcattaaaaagtttaagatcAATGGAGTGGTTGGAAATCAAGATCTTTCTGTGTGATACCATATTGGATTATAAGACAGCCTTATGGTTATATTAGGAACAAGAGTTGTTTCATTGATTATCTCAAACTGTTTGGTTGttcacaaaatttattaataaagagATGAGGAGactaaacattatattaaaGCTCCAATATGAAGTTGCAGAACAGCCAGCCAAAGAGGGGTTTCTTCTGGCTTATGGGCTCTAGTCGAACATCTTTGGTAGAGGTATCACGGCCATAAACACGTCCACCATTTCATTAGTAACAGCAGCTCGAGCCTTGCGGTGTCTCTCCACTAGTTCTGTCAAAACTTCAGTGAGGCGTTGCTGTtggggaaagtcacacggcgcagcggaaatactaatggtcgtgttcccctgaccttgtgtgaacctgtgaagaaaatacttcgacgatggcGGGAtgtaatatgcagaaaaacgtaaatgagacacacaatttttacgtggaaaacctcctcgatgtgagaagcaAAAACCACTGGACCGTAGTCCACCCaacaatccactatataaatgtttgtgaataaaaccacgtcctccctgttcaacaaccagaacagaacagagacaCTAGCTTcaaagagctatctccaacacaaacaacaacaataagagagcaacacaaagcttcaaaaccggcagcaaccaaacgacctcagctcacaaagattccggcttccagaaactaatccaaccgtacaaatccaagataaacaagtcgacaatacttctgccaaatttcagctcaataagagaagatatcaccgttggatttaccaaacacccaagactgctctgctgaagaactatggcgaccaacttcaagaaaacccagacaacagaagatccaaccgttgaaatccaaattccttcggtgaacctctaacccactgactgaagaagcttcccacaaaatatcagcccgatcaggATCCGTTTGACCCTCCAAATCCAGTCTTGAAATTACCTTACgagtctctcttctctctctttttctctttctctctcttgtttctttttgtcaaaactCTATTATTATGTCTAGTGACAAAGGGGGAACATTATTATTTCTTAAGTTCACCCCAATTGGTCctctccatctaggagggacccaacaAACTCCCCCTCCGACTAGATGGAAGAGACAGCCATTCCGGCTATCTCTCGGCATACCTCAAGCTTCCCCCTCGGTAATGTCTTCGTCATCATATCAGCTCCATTATCATCCGTATGAAATTTCTCAAGTTCCACTTCCTTGGAAGCAACCACATCACGTATCCAATGATACCTCCTCTGAATGTGTTTTGACTTCGAATGAAATGTAGAATTCTTCCCGAGACAAATAGCGCTTTGACTATCAAAAGCAACACATACTTTTCTTGCTTGAAACCGATCTCTTCACAGAAGTTCTTCAGCCACAACAACTCTTTACAAGCTTCAGTTGCGGCAATGAACTCTGCCTCAGTGGTAGATAGTGCAACACACTTTTGCAGCCTTGACTGCCATGCCACAGCTCCACCCGCAAATGTTACCAAGTAACCCGAAGTAGACTTGCTAGAATCAGCATCTCCAGACATGTCAGAATCAGTGAAACTGACCAGCAAAGGCTTCTTACCTCCGAATGTAATCTTCAAATTAGAAGTCCCTCTgagatatctcaaaatccacttcacagcattccaatgttctcttcccggattggagagaaacctgctgacaactccaacggcgtaggctaaatccggtcttgtacagaccatggcatacatcaaactacccactgcagaagcatacggaaccttcgccatatcttccttctccgcatatgtcttcggactttgttgactgctcagtcttaagtgtggagcaagaggagtactcaacactttagacttgtccatgtgaaaccgcttaagtactttttcaatgtacttctcctgagataagtgaatcagcttctcacctctATCCCGAACAATTCTCATACCAAGAATCTGTTTCGctggacccatatctttcatggcaAAGGACTCACTGAGCTGCTCTTTCAACTCCTTAATTTTGTCCATGTTCCtgcccacaatcaacatatcatcgacatacagcaacaagatgataaaatcatcctcaccgaacaccttcacaaatacacaatggtctgaatcagtctctgcataaccatgctcccccataacagacttgaacttcatgtaccactgccttggtgcttgcttcaatccataaaggcttttcttcaagcggcaaaccaaattttctttgcccttttgcacatagccttccggttgttccatgtagatctcttcctccaaattaccatgaaggaaagcagtcttcacgtccatttgctcaacctctagatcaaggctcgctgccaatccaagtacaacccgaatggatgacatcttcacaacaggagaaaaaatttcatcataatcaattcctttcttttggctgtagcctttcacaaccaatctagCCTTGTGTTGAGGTGGTAAATTGTCATCCTCATGCTTAATTCTGTACACCCACTTATTAAGCAGAGCCTTCTTGCCCTTAGGCAATTCCACCAACTCAAAAGTATGGTTCtcctcaaaagaatccatctcctcatccatggctccaaaccacttatccttgtgttcatcctccaaagcttcatcatagctttcaggctctcccccatcagtaagtaatacacactcactaggatcataccttgtcgacggtttaagacctctctcggatcttctaacaatagtaggttggttctcagcagctggtgtctcaccatgatcgtcaccatgatcaccactaccatcttcatgtgcgggagcatctgcactgggtgcattatcctgaacctcaacctcaacctcaccgtgaaccgatgtagaaggagtagcctctgtatcgatcaaaccctcaaaaatctgagttgggtttttggacttgtcaatgtccttaatcgtttgatcttccataaacacaacatctctgctccttacgagcttcctctcaacgggatcataaaatctgtacccgaactcatcatgaccataaccgatgaacacacactgccgcgacttcatctcaagcttcgatctatcaaccttgggaatatgaacaaatgccttacacccaaagaccctcaagtgactgtaagaaacatccttaccagtccaaaccctctctggaacatcaccatccaatggagcacttggtgacaaattcagcacatgaaccaccgtgttcaaagcttctgcccagaaagtcatcgataagcctgactgtgagatcaaacatctcatcctctcGACAATCGTTCGATTCATCCTTTCAGCCAACCCATTTAACTGTGGAGTATGAGGTGGCGTGAATTGATGCCTTATTCCATGCTCTTTGCAATAAGCATCAAATGGTCcaagatactctccaccattatcactgtggatacacttcagcttcttccccgtttgtctctcaaccaatgccacaaaatgcttgaaatatcccagcacctgatccttcgtcctcataggaaatacccacgacttccttgaatgatcatcaataaaagtcacataatatgatgcgccaccaagagatcttgtcttcattggaccacacacatctgagtgtaccaaatccagtacctcgggtttcctagaaggtgcggaagacttgaaagataccctgtgttgttttcccgcaaagcaatgcgaacacttctgtaggtgcaaaccagagattcctggaatcacctcattcttagacaacacatccattcccttctcactcatgtgaccgagtctcttatgccataactccatggcattatcattctccaccgcattaacaacatctttggagaccttagcctgcatccaatagaaagatgaagacttctcacctcgagccacaatcaaagaaccgcgagagagcttccatttaccaccaccgtgcaaactgaaatagccctcatcatcaagtcttcccgtcgatatcagattcatcctaatatcaggaacatgcttaacatccttaagcaccagcctagtaccaagactagtctccaagcaaacatcaccaatgccagcaacctgagccatcgcatcattccccatcttcacagaaccataattacccgtagtataggtagaaaacaaatcccgctgtgatgtagcatgagtagtagctccactgtcaatcacccaactggtgtcctggcatgcgacattaatggcatcaccctcaagaagaatgagaaactgatcttcggtgagagtcacccgatccaccttttcttcttgatttccttgctgcttgtttttcaacttccagCAATCCTTCTTCATGTGCCCTTTCTTATGACAGAAGTAGCACTCCATATTAGCAAATCTATTAGACTTGCTCCTGctcctgttcttgtctctcttgggatctctacttgtacttctcccccttgactcagtaacaaaaacatctgaacgcgaactgctagcattcgactgccttcttgcttcctcattaagaacactgttcttcactgaatccatcgaaataacaccttccgacgcggagttacaaagagacatcctgaaaacctcccaagagtccggtaaagtaccgagaagccacagaccgtgaatctcatcatcaaacttgatgcccatatcagacaacttgttgagcaatccctgaaacgcattcaagtgatctgtcatcggagtcccctcctgatacctcagctcaatcaacttcttgatcatgtacatcttgttgtttccggtcttcctagcatataactgctccagcttcttccacaaagaacgagcatccgtctcagtctcaatatgatgcaacacattatcatctacccactgccttatcaacccacacacttggcgatgctgcagcttccactcttcatccgtcttcttctcaggtttctgctcctcgaagactggaacatggaattctttaacaaagagcaaatcctccatcttgcccttccatagatgatagttaacaccattcaagcttatcatcctgctcatattttccatctttcacacaagcaaataacaacccaaagttatcaaaaccaaagctctaaaaccagaagctctgataccactctgttggggaaagtcacacggcgcagcggaaatactaatggtcgtgttcccctgaccttgtgtgaacctgtgaagaaaatacttcgacgatggcGGGAtgtaatatgcagaaaaacgtaaatgagacacacaatttttacgtggaaaacctcctcgatgtgagaaggaaaaaccacgggaccgtagtccactcaacaatccactatataaatgtttgtgagtacaaccacgtcctccctgttcaacaaccagaacagaacagagacaCTAGCTTcaaagagctatctccaacacaaacaacaacaataagagagcaacacaaagcttcaaaaccggcagcaaccaaacgacctcagctcacaaagattccggcttccagaaactaatccaaccgtacaaatccaagataaacaagtcgacaatacctattccaaatttcagctcagtaagagaagatctcaccgttggatttaccaaacacccaagactgcTCTTCTGAAGAACTATGGCGACCAGCTTcaagaaaacccagacaacagaagatccaaccgttgaaatccaaatcccttcggtgaacctctaacccactgactgaagaagcttcccacaaaatatcagcccgatcaggatccgtttgaccctccaaatctagtcttgaaatcaccttacgagttttctccttctctctctttttctcctttctctctcttgtttctttttgtcaaaactCTATTATTATGTCTAGTGACAAAGGGGAAACATTATTATTTCTTAAGTTCACCCCAATTGGTCctctccatctaggagggacccaacaGTTGCTTAACCGCTCCAGATAGCATTCTTCCTTCTCCATATTCCTGAAACACATTAAGACAGAGATGAACATTCTTTGTTCTGTGTAATGAGCTAGTAACAAGAGCTAGAGAGGCGAGTGTAATGTAATTTACCTTCTTTATGTGTTCAAGTTCAGCAGCATCATCTAGGAAGAAACTCAAGTACTTGAACGGTATGTCTACCTGTGAAATAGTAGGAAAAAGATTACCACAAACAAAGACTTACGTTTGCTATAGCATCAAGAACAAAGACTAAAATCTTGCAAGACTCTGCTATTGACACAGAGTGGCTACTTAGTCAATTACATAACAAGAAAATCCTTCCAAATTTCCAATGTGAGGAACCAATGCCACTTTTAGTAATACCTATCTAACTAAGATTATATCATTACTAAATTTCAATCACTGTATAACTACATGACTGTCACTGGAACACAACAATGAGTTGACACTATAAAGAGTAATAAGAAGATAATTTTGGTACCTCCAGATCTGCTCCAGCATTTTCTTGTTCCGTCGAGTTGTCTTTCCCCCCACTAAACGCACTGTTTACCTGTACATGGAACCGCACGTATCAAGTTAGCACAGTGATATGATTTCAACATCTAATGAAGTTTGACACTAACATAAGTGCAAGGAGTCAGGTGCCATCAAAACCAAACAATATGTCCTCACGAAAGTCATGTGGAAACATGAAGTTGGTGGTATAGAGATTCATTCACCTTTTTCTTAATGTCCTTGGTGGTATCCGTTACGTATATGGCTGAGTTAGGATTACTTGCCGACATTTTTCCGTTCACTCCCTGCACAAAAGCGACCAAAGGCATTCAATAATTTGAAGGCATGAAGTTGTTTGTAAGTAACATATCTATAAAGTGGCAATATCCTAAAGACTAGTTTAAACGTACTTGCCTTCAGAGAAGGCAAGAATTTTGACTCAATTAGAGCAGGCTTGCTATAATTTAACCGAGGTGCAACATCTCGAGTCATTCGAAAATATGGATCCTGAACAAAAACCAAAAGCAATATTTGATTATTAGCACACAAAAACTGCATAACATAATAATGAATTAATGATACGCTAATAACAtggaaaacaaaaatacaaacttGGTCAATAGCACAAGGAATCAAGCAACGGAGATTATTGTCCTTTCCAGGGAACAAGTGTTGGAACGAGCTAGCAAAAGATGGAGCTGCCTGCAAAATGTAATTTTATGGATTATATACAACAGTCTATATGCATTATAGAATAATACCAACAAATAGACGTACCTGCACAGGAGGGAAACCCATTTTTCCAACAGGATCTTCGCCAGCAAAGCCAAAGATTGCGTTAGCCTAGCAACAAAAGAGATGCACAAATAAAACAAGCAACTCAACGCAACTATAAAAAACACATCAAAGGAGATAGAGAGCAAGTGTCACCTTATTAACTGTTACGCACTTTCCAATCTTCAACGTATTTTCATAGAATGTACTACACACAGAGTTTAATGTAAGGATCAAAACTCAATTATATAGagaatatacaaatataagagCCATTTTATGAGCTAAATCAAACATTACAAAGCGACAGAATGTTGAGCTAATGTATTCACTATTTAATTCCGTATTTCCGTAGATTTGAATGTGACTTACCCAGCATGCTCGATGTTCGAGAAAATAAATGTCTTTTCTACATCAAATCCGCAAGCAATTATATCTTTGATATTTTCCCTGGCAAGTCTTTTAGTATCCTCCACTTTTAAGGTCTTACTCCACATGAACTTTTCATCATCCGTAAGCTGTATAACAACAGGAACCTTAAAAGCTTCTTGCAGGTATCTACAAGCCGATTCGAACAATAAAACATAAGTAAGTTCTTCGAAAACCATGTAAAGAAACATAAAAGACAATATGTTTTAGACTTACTCGGTAAACATGAAAGGTATCAAGTGCCCTAGATGCAAAGCTTCTGATCAAGGTCCTCTTCCTGTGTAGAGATAGAACTTGTCTCCTCTCTCGAATGAATCCAGAATCTCTTTGAAATCCctaatacactacaagaaaacacgccgaattccgacggaggttccgacggacaccaatgtcgtcggacatttgtgacggattactgacaaatttccgaccaaatccaaaaaaatgaaatcgtcggaattccgtcggccatttccgacggaattctgacgaAACAAAGTTCGtcagaattttccgacgacttttcgacgacattccgataaaaaatgtaaccgttgtagtcgtcggaagttcgtcggtatattccgacgaattcccgacgacattccgattaacagtaaagtcgtcggaattccgtcggtattttccgacgaatttctgacgaaccatgtgaccgttgccgacaaatatatatgaccgttgtatagccgtttgagattggacaataccgacggaattccgacggactgctttacatccgtcggaatttcgtcggaaagtcgtcggaggtccgtaagcaatttcctataaatacaacccctcctcattcaactcattcacacttcattctctcttcattctctttagtcataacaattccgtgaaaatcatgtcttcagaagtttattatcgtttgtggatggataaaccacatttggatccgaacaccaatttgcttacggaagaatacgttcaagggattggagaattcatgaggcttgttcaacagcaaccggatgcaaaaagtggtatgttaagatgtccctgctcttcttgcaataataataaggttataaaagaatttgatgtttggactcatttgtatatgaaagggttttcacgtaattataaagtttggtaccttcatggggaaactggttatgaatatggtagtactagcgaacctcagcctgttagtgaacttcagcctgatattaggttagaagaatctagaacggatatagattatggtgtaggtactgagcagatggtacatgatcattatagaggggaagaaccaaaccccgaatctaggagattttttgacatgttggatgcaggaaaacaacctttgtatcaaaattgtagagatggtcattcagtcttatcatctgcaactagattaatgggtataaagacagactataatttggctgaagaatgtatggatgcgattactgattttgtcaaaggtattctacctgaggataaccttgcaccgggtttatactacgaggttcagaaacttgttgcaggtcttcaactaccgtatgaagtgatagatgtatgtattgacaactgcat includes:
- the LOC106389693 gene encoding tryptophan--tRNA ligase, cytoplasmic-like; this translates as MFLYMVFEELTYVLLFESACRYLQEAFKVPVVIQLTDDEKFMWSKTLKVEDTKRLARENIKDIIACGFDVEKTFIFSNIEHAGTFYENTLKIGKCVTVNKANAIFGFAGEDPVGKMGFPPVQAAPSFASSFQHLFPGKDNNLRCLIPCAIDQVCIFVFHVISVSLIHYYVMQFLCANNQILLLVFVQDPYFRMTRDVAPRLNYSKPALIESKFLPSLKASTFKLVFRILPLYRYVTYKQLHAFKLLNAFGRFCAGSERKNVGK